Proteins encoded within one genomic window of Bradyrhizobium sp. CB1717:
- a CDS encoding effector protein NopP: protein MDGRINNWSDVPSDDEYRYASSSEHRNADDFADALGRMGLQDSGASSSSQPSYYLTSRPPVIEINQAQFRERVRSFHGDEINHIANNPQEYSEFVSERARRTADVATNFGIRRDSDAARYYSYQLGNRSVGLQRTEAGFPMATEFTSQGWREQFPGRTHVTSIVDFQVAHPLVGNAGDILLEHQLRRDGERPLVNWRPANDEARARAEQMGFVDVDGNDMVLDPTQSRQWRYRDGEWQRATNSPAYLSKVKTRSDDEPSSDSDSDGDFM, encoded by the coding sequence ATGGACGGTCGAATTAACAATTGGTCGGATGTTCCATCCGATGATGAGTATCGTTACGCAAGCTCCTCGGAGCACAGGAATGCCGACGATTTCGCGGACGCGCTCGGTAGAATGGGATTGCAGGATTCGGGTGCCAGCTCATCCTCGCAGCCGAGTTATTACCTCACTTCAAGACCTCCCGTTATTGAGATCAACCAAGCCCAATTCCGGGAACGGGTGAGGAGCTTTCATGGTGACGAAATCAATCATATCGCCAACAATCCGCAGGAATACTCAGAATTTGTGTCCGAAAGAGCTAGGCGCACCGCGGATGTCGCTACAAATTTCGGGATCCGAAGGGATTCTGATGCCGCCCGATATTACAGCTACCAACTAGGGAATAGGAGCGTCGGCCTCCAAAGAACGGAAGCCGGATTTCCTATGGCGACTGAGTTCACCAGCCAAGGGTGGCGAGAGCAGTTCCCCGGACGAACTCACGTCACATCAATCGTGGATTTTCAAGTTGCTCATCCGCTCGTCGGCAACGCCGGCGATATTCTGCTCGAGCACCAACTACGGCGAGACGGCGAACGGCCGCTGGTGAACTGGCGTCCTGCTAATGACGAAGCGAGAGCCCGTGCAGAACAAATGGGCTTCGTTGATGTAGATGGCAATGATATGGTACTTGATCCCACCCAGTCCAGACAGTGGAGATATAGGGATGGTGAATGGCAGCGCGCAACCAATTCTCCGGCGTATCTCTCCAAAGTCAAAACGCGGAGCGATGATGAACCTTCATCAGACTCCGACTCGGATGGAGACTTTATGTGA
- a CDS encoding nucleoid-associated protein — MFFENLTVDRLIIHEVHRRLDDRQIVPPTYGNQILSLSAEAMDFFRERVVAALGSNSQSMQMAISPLVAGCALEIAADLLVADDANFIALSCRYADKLTSAQSARNIPGGVVVVFTGSAGNPARRVVGVIKAETHSGFRHTQTLQVQYLKDLFLGPQTKLFKIGAFLYDGSAPRSTMPAGWQAVIYDKQMSPKNREGAANYFYESFLGCAIPVNSAQLTRRFFEGTREFINATDVSDERKADLLTGLYTYLKVDQSPTLELATFSSHYLDADMKDDYETFMLAKSFPSNAVAKDTSDIQGYLKKRRLKFSRDIQLSAPPDAFAELIEVRSINVDASGVGQTWTQITIRDRVRDQE; from the coding sequence ATGTTTTTCGAAAATTTAACAGTCGACAGGCTTATTATTCACGAGGTTCATCGGCGACTAGACGACCGGCAGATTGTTCCGCCCACATACGGCAATCAAATCCTTTCCTTGAGCGCGGAAGCTATGGACTTCTTCCGCGAGCGCGTGGTGGCCGCCTTGGGAAGCAACTCTCAAAGCATGCAGATGGCAATATCGCCTCTTGTCGCGGGATGCGCTCTCGAAATTGCCGCGGACTTGCTTGTCGCCGATGATGCGAATTTCATTGCGCTGTCGTGCCGATACGCGGACAAGCTGACCTCTGCGCAGTCAGCACGCAATATTCCCGGTGGAGTCGTTGTTGTCTTCACCGGGTCCGCAGGGAATCCCGCTAGACGCGTGGTCGGCGTTATCAAAGCAGAGACGCACAGCGGCTTTCGACACACGCAGACCCTGCAAGTTCAATATTTGAAAGACTTGTTCCTTGGACCGCAAACCAAGCTGTTTAAGATAGGTGCTTTCTTGTACGACGGGAGCGCGCCACGCTCGACTATGCCAGCCGGATGGCAAGCTGTCATCTACGACAAGCAAATGTCTCCGAAGAACAGAGAGGGCGCGGCCAATTATTTCTACGAGTCGTTTCTTGGCTGTGCAATTCCGGTCAACAGCGCACAGTTGACACGTAGGTTCTTTGAGGGGACGCGCGAGTTTATCAACGCGACAGACGTTTCGGACGAGCGCAAGGCGGACTTACTGACCGGACTGTATACTTACTTGAAAGTCGACCAATCGCCGACCTTAGAGCTTGCAACGTTCTCGTCGCATTATTTGGATGCTGATATGAAGGATGATTATGAAACCTTCATGCTTGCGAAATCGTTCCCTAGCAACGCGGTTGCTAAGGATACATCGGACATACAGGGATATCTCAAGAAGCGTCGTCTCAAGTTTTCGCGAGACATTCAGCTTTCAGCTCCGCCAGACGCATTTGCTGAACTGATTGAGGTCCGATCGATAAACGTGGATGCTTCGGGGGTGGGGCAGACGTGGACTCAGATCACCATACGTGACCGCGTACGTGATCAAGAATGA
- a CDS encoding tyrosine-type recombinase/integrase, translating to MSSLRTALDDYLGARRALGHKLILTGRLLRRFVDFSEHVHADYITTELALKWATQPAHAQPSQWANRLGMVRRFARYCYANDPRTMVPPPDLLPHRYRRVAPYIYSDEQIIRLLKAARRLPSTIGLRPHTYATLFGLYVATGLRANEALCLRREDVDLANGVLTIRDSKFGKTRIVPVHLSTRRALERYAKLRDHLCRTPASPHFFLSDRGTRVTYDMLRWTFVKVSHEIGLRAPGDSHGPRLHGFRHRLAINTLLKWYRGGIDVERRLPTLATYLGHAHITDTQWYLTATPQLLRHALRRVERSERRARP from the coding sequence ATGAGCTCGTTGCGAACCGCGCTCGATGATTATCTCGGCGCCCGTCGCGCCTTGGGACACAAGCTCATTCTGACAGGACGTCTGTTGCGGCGATTTGTCGACTTTTCCGAACACGTGCACGCCGATTACATCACGACTGAACTGGCTTTGAAGTGGGCAACCCAGCCGGCCCATGCACAGCCTTCTCAGTGGGCCAACCGTTTGGGGATGGTGCGCCGTTTCGCCCGGTACTGCTACGCCAACGATCCGCGCACCATGGTGCCGCCTCCCGACTTGCTTCCCCATCGGTACCGTCGGGTCGCGCCCTATATCTATAGCGACGAGCAGATCATCCGTCTATTGAAGGCGGCTCGGCGGTTGCCGTCCACGATCGGCCTGCGACCGCACACCTATGCCACGCTATTCGGGCTGTATGTTGCCACCGGTCTGCGAGCCAACGAGGCATTGTGTCTTCGTCGTGAGGACGTGGACCTCGCTAACGGCGTGCTGACGATCCGGGATAGTAAGTTTGGCAAGACGAGAATCGTGCCGGTGCATTTGTCCACGCGGCGGGCGTTGGAGCGCTACGCGAAGCTTCGGGATCATTTGTGCCGCACGCCCGCCAGTCCCCACTTCTTCCTCTCCGACCGCGGAACCCGCGTGACGTATGACATGCTGCGATGGACGTTCGTTAAAGTCTCCCATGAGATCGGCCTGCGCGCTCCCGGCGACTCGCACGGACCTCGTCTGCATGGATTCCGTCACCGGCTGGCCATCAATACGCTTCTCAAATGGTATCGCGGCGGGATCGATGTCGAGCGCCGTCTGCCCACGCTCGCCACCTACTTGGGGCACGCACATATCACGGACACCCAGTGGTACTTGACGGCAACCCCGCAGTTGTTGCGCCACGCGCTAAGACGAGTGGAGCGATCCGAGCGGAGGGCCCGTCCATGA
- a CDS encoding tyrosine-type recombinase/integrase gives MTDLRSALYKYLSMRKGLGYKYEHQTRRLADFVAFIEKRKASIITTKLAMEWATLPPDRHASWSLRLSDVRGFARHVANFDPRTEVPPVGMLPGWKHAKPYVYSDAEIDALLMAALALPPADGLRRWTYHTLFGLIAVTACAYERDDVDLDAGVLTVRLTKFGKSRLVPLHPTTRTALRDYADRRDALLGSRCGSTFFVAEQGGRLLHQYVHRVFWRLSREIGLRHPGDRSGPRVHDFRHSSGTPIIPATGGELLQLPGDYASVGASLAE, from the coding sequence ATGACCGATCTGCGCTCCGCACTCTATAAGTACCTGAGCATGCGCAAGGGGTTGGGATACAAGTACGAGCACCAGACCCGTCGGCTCGCCGACTTCGTCGCCTTCATAGAGAAGCGCAAAGCCAGCATCATCACGACGAAGCTGGCAATGGAATGGGCAACGCTGCCGCCCGATCGTCATGCATCCTGGTCGTTGCGATTGAGCGACGTGCGCGGGTTCGCGCGCCATGTCGCCAACTTCGATCCGAGAACGGAGGTGCCGCCCGTCGGCATGCTGCCTGGATGGAAGCACGCCAAGCCCTATGTCTACAGCGACGCGGAGATCGATGCGTTGCTGATGGCGGCGCTGGCTCTGCCGCCAGCGGACGGGCTGCGCCGATGGACCTACCATACCCTGTTCGGACTGATCGCGGTGACAGCATGCGCATATGAGCGTGATGACGTCGACCTCGACGCCGGCGTGCTGACGGTCCGGCTGACCAAGTTCGGCAAGTCGCGGCTCGTGCCATTGCATCCGACGACGAGAACCGCGCTGCGCGACTACGCCGATCGGCGCGATGCGCTGCTCGGATCACGCTGCGGCTCGACCTTCTTCGTTGCCGAACAGGGAGGCCGCTTGCTGCACCAGTACGTTCATCGCGTCTTCTGGCGATTGTCTAGGGAGATCGGGCTGCGGCACCCAGGTGATCGTAGCGGGCCACGCGTGCACGACTTCCGTCATAGTTCCGGCACCCCGATTATTCCGGCAACTGGCGGCGAGCTGCTGCAGCTTCCGGGGGATTACGCGAGCGTGGGCGCATCGTTGGCGGAATAA
- a CDS encoding RelA/SpoT family protein, with amino-acid sequence MTEDELIEKWSAERPMYEAWGDYVVARVIDQVRSQIAPLAVDLFLRLPPKPRVKADASFLEKAFYRNKSYSDPYGDITDKVGVRFVVLLTDHIRVVSDAITKCPDWDASKDRDFEYEQQQNPIQFDYAAVHYVVRCHSELSVSGHVVPAGTPCEVQIKTILQHAYSELTHDTIYKPTVEATARMKRAAAKSMALIEATNDYFQQVVDQVSESIAPSRSLSENTSRLYRKHIQLEPQPTRAEGLIVDTFEQVAGEDVAERIDRFLTSKPQIVAQLRERASRKLLFRQPSILLVYLLANEKPTATKSNWPLTPEELRPIYVDLGKAFDNY; translated from the coding sequence ATGACGGAAGACGAGCTAATAGAGAAGTGGTCTGCCGAACGTCCGATGTATGAGGCATGGGGCGATTACGTTGTTGCGCGTGTGATTGATCAGGTCCGCTCCCAAATCGCTCCGCTGGCGGTTGATTTGTTTCTCAGGCTTCCGCCAAAGCCGCGCGTCAAGGCTGATGCATCTTTTCTCGAAAAGGCGTTTTACCGAAACAAATCCTATTCCGATCCTTACGGCGACATCACCGACAAGGTGGGGGTACGGTTTGTTGTCCTGCTGACTGACCATATTCGTGTTGTAAGTGATGCCATCACGAAATGTCCCGACTGGGATGCATCTAAAGATAGAGACTTTGAGTATGAGCAGCAGCAGAACCCGATTCAATTTGACTATGCAGCAGTGCACTACGTTGTTCGGTGCCACTCCGAATTGAGTGTGAGCGGGCATGTCGTGCCTGCTGGGACTCCATGCGAGGTTCAGATAAAAACGATTCTTCAACATGCGTACAGTGAACTGACTCACGACACGATCTATAAGCCGACTGTGGAAGCGACCGCTAGGATGAAGCGGGCAGCGGCCAAGAGCATGGCTTTGATCGAAGCGACCAACGATTACTTTCAGCAGGTCGTCGATCAGGTTAGCGAGTCCATAGCGCCAAGCAGGAGCCTAAGCGAAAACACCTCGCGACTTTATCGGAAGCATATCCAGTTGGAGCCGCAGCCGACGAGAGCAGAGGGGCTGATAGTTGACACGTTTGAACAAGTGGCCGGGGAGGATGTTGCGGAGAGGATCGACCGTTTCCTGACGAGCAAGCCTCAGATTGTTGCGCAGCTGAGAGAGAGAGCGAGCCGCAAGCTGCTCTTCAGGCAACCTTCGATACTGTTGGTCTATCTGCTTGCGAATGAAAAGCCCACGGCCACCAAATCGAATTGGCCGCTTACCCCTGAAGAACTGAGGCCAATATACGTGGACCTCGGAAAGGCATTCGACAACTACTAA
- a CDS encoding 7-cyano-7-deazaguanine synthase, which translates to MSNATCILMLSGGVDSTVLALESKKTGVGVASAVFLDYGQESAARELHCARRTTLATGFAFEPVNISGLKYLFYGVIPSDYHPMMAECKCPDQAISHALVITYSILRGIDTLLLGTIKDDLTYHPGIKDYLPKMADAMSTLHRTKFNIVTPFIDMTKSDVIARGQKLGANFAETWACYSGGVAHCGECNGCINRQKAFVAAGVADTAPILKGNGVVGPWSG; encoded by the coding sequence ATGAGCAACGCGACATGCATTCTGATGCTCTCCGGAGGTGTTGATTCAACTGTGCTTGCTCTGGAGTCGAAGAAGACTGGGGTGGGCGTCGCCTCCGCGGTATTTCTAGACTATGGGCAAGAATCTGCTGCCCGTGAACTGCACTGCGCACGAAGGACAACGTTGGCAACCGGTTTTGCATTCGAGCCCGTCAACATCAGCGGATTAAAGTATCTCTTCTACGGCGTTATACCCAGCGACTATCACCCCATGATGGCCGAATGCAAGTGCCCGGACCAAGCTATCTCTCACGCCCTAGTCATTACGTATTCGATCTTGAGAGGGATCGACACTCTGCTGCTTGGAACGATCAAAGACGATCTGACATACCATCCCGGGATCAAAGACTACCTGCCCAAGATGGCAGATGCGATGTCGACGCTGCATCGAACAAAATTCAACATCGTTACGCCCTTTATCGATATGACTAAATCCGACGTCATAGCGCGCGGGCAAAAGTTGGGAGCAAATTTTGCGGAGACTTGGGCGTGCTACTCGGGAGGCGTAGCACACTGTGGGGAGTGCAATGGTTGCATAAACCGCCAAAAGGCGTTCGTAGCGGCCGGGGTCGCAGATACGGCGCCGATCTTAAAGGGTAACGGCGTCGTTGGGCCTTGGAGCGGATAG
- a CDS encoding cold-shock protein: protein MQLYPVRERFLSRSDTKLAMGTVKWFNAIKGYGFIKPDEGGSNVFVHISAVKKAGLSELPEGGKISYELGTGRPGKTSAENLRIG, encoded by the coding sequence ATGCAGCTATACCCAGTGCGCGAGCGTTTTTTATCAAGGAGCGATACAAAATTGGCGATGGGGACTGTGAAGTGGTTCAATGCAATCAAAGGCTATGGATTCATCAAGCCAGATGAAGGCGGTTCTAACGTGTTCGTGCACATATCTGCGGTCAAGAAAGCGGGGCTGAGCGAACTGCCAGAGGGAGGCAAGATCAGCTACGAACTAGGGACCGGGCGCCCTGGCAAAACATCGGCAGAAAACCTGCGCATTGGTTAA
- a CDS encoding P27 family phage terminase small subunit codes for MTKSTPKHLRKDSTEFFKHVMQEYSLDEHHVILLTKACEALDRVEEARAAIKTHGLTYTDRFGTPRARPEVAIERANRLAVARLFRELGLDLAGDGKTAPPALPGNR; via the coding sequence GTGACGAAATCGACACCGAAACACCTCCGGAAAGACTCCACGGAGTTCTTCAAGCATGTGATGCAGGAATACAGCCTGGACGAACACCACGTCATCTTGCTCACGAAGGCATGTGAAGCTCTCGACCGTGTTGAAGAGGCCCGTGCGGCTATTAAGACCCACGGCCTGACCTATACCGATCGCTTCGGCACGCCCCGGGCAAGGCCGGAAGTGGCCATTGAGCGAGCTAACCGCCTCGCCGTGGCCCGCCTCTTTCGTGAACTGGGACTGGACCTTGCCGGCGACGGCAAGACCGCGCCCCCAGCACTGCCGGGTAATCGCTGA
- a CDS encoding helix-turn-helix transcriptional regulator: MKKLNAPFGKIIANLRNAAGLSQEELAERAKIHRTYVSQIERGLKSPTLVMLFRLAQALNTTPSKIVKQVESDIGVS; the protein is encoded by the coding sequence GTGAAAAAGCTGAACGCGCCCTTCGGAAAAATCATTGCAAACTTAAGAAACGCTGCCGGGCTCTCTCAGGAGGAGCTGGCTGAGCGGGCAAAAATTCACCGGACATACGTGAGCCAGATCGAGCGCGGACTAAAGTCCCCAACCCTCGTGATGCTCTTTCGGTTAGCGCAAGCCCTCAATACGACTCCGAGCAAAATCGTAAAGCAAGTCGAGAGCGATATTGGAGTGAGTTAG
- a CDS encoding site-specific integrase produces the protein MTITHNGAANTSDQRVCGGPLACYIDRFAEFLVCEGYTSRTVKVKRTLVADLSRWLARRGLPLARFDEERLKQFHAYHRHSLRRGDVFTGHQLLEFLRRLGVISSLSQKMDRTALDRIIRDYDRFLSSERGLARATVVCYLPIVRKLLTERFGTQALRLEDLRSGDLTRFILRQGRRVSRVHARTTVTALRSFLRFLLQRGAIKIDLAAALPGVAHWRLSHIPKSLPPEQVERLLRSCDRNTPSGQRDYAILLLLARLGLRGGEVLAMTLDDLDWENGEMIVRGKGQRLERLPLPRDVGTALVHYLRHVRPACSSRNVFIRLKAPLRGLRLTAICCVVRRALERAGLDSDFKGAHLLRHSLATTMLGRGASLGEIGQLLRHKQPTTTQIYAKVDVKALRGIALPWMGGAS, from the coding sequence ATGACGATTACTCACAACGGTGCTGCAAACACATCAGATCAACGTGTCTGCGGCGGGCCGCTAGCTTGTTACATCGACAGATTCGCGGAGTTCCTGGTTTGCGAGGGTTACACCTCGCGGACAGTAAAGGTGAAGCGGACTCTGGTGGCGGATCTCAGCCGCTGGCTCGCACGACGTGGACTGCCGCTGGCAAGATTTGATGAGGAGAGGCTCAAGCAGTTTCACGCCTACCATCGCCACTCGCTGCGGCGCGGCGATGTGTTTACCGGCCATCAGTTGCTGGAGTTTTTACGCCGCCTCGGAGTCATCTCTTCGTTATCACAAAAGATGGACCGAACCGCTCTCGATCGGATTATTCGAGACTACGACAGATTCCTGAGTTCGGAGCGCGGCCTAGCACGCGCGACGGTGGTTTGCTATCTGCCGATCGTGAGGAAACTTCTGACCGAGCGCTTCGGGACCCAGGCGCTGCGCCTTGAGGACCTGCGCTCAGGGGACCTGACTCGCTTCATTCTTCGTCAAGGACGGCGCGTCAGTCGCGTTCATGCCCGGACAACAGTCACGGCGCTGCGCTCGTTTCTGCGTTTCCTGCTCCAGCGTGGGGCTATAAAGATTGACTTGGCCGCCGCGCTGCCCGGGGTCGCTCACTGGCGATTGTCTCACATCCCCAAGTCGCTACCGCCGGAACAGGTCGAGCGACTGCTCCGCAGCTGTGATCGCAACACGCCGTCCGGCCAACGTGACTACGCCATCTTGCTGCTGTTGGCTCGACTGGGCTTGCGCGGCGGAGAAGTCCTGGCGATGACCTTGGACGACCTGGACTGGGAGAACGGCGAGATGATTGTGCGCGGCAAGGGTCAGCGGTTGGAACGATTGCCATTGCCCAGAGATGTCGGGACGGCCCTGGTTCACTATCTGCGTCACGTCCGTCCCGCGTGTTCGTCGCGTAATGTCTTTATCCGATTGAAAGCTCCGCTGCGCGGCCTTCGCCTCACCGCTATTTGCTGCGTGGTTCGCCGCGCCCTCGAGCGCGCGGGATTAGACTCGGATTTCAAAGGGGCGCACTTGTTGAGGCATTCCCTGGCGACCACGATGTTGGGCAGAGGCGCATCCTTGGGCGAGATCGGTCAACTCCTCCGTCACAAGCAGCCGACGACCACGCAAATCTACGCCAAGGTCGATGTCAAGGCGCTGCGCGGCATTGCCCTTCCCTGGATGGGAGGTGCGTCATGA
- a CDS encoding helix-turn-helix domain-containing protein, with translation MSQKSGAAHFTEKQGHYLAFIYTYSYMFGRPPAETDMQRHFGVSPPSVHQMIVTLERNGLIRRQAGAPRSIEILVPPENLPILDWLGIKPSKPL, from the coding sequence ATGAGTCAAAAATCAGGCGCCGCGCACTTTACTGAAAAACAGGGCCACTACTTGGCCTTCATCTATACCTACTCGTACATGTTCGGACGGCCGCCTGCCGAAACCGATATGCAGCGCCACTTCGGCGTCAGCCCGCCCTCAGTCCATCAGATGATCGTCACGCTCGAGCGTAACGGCCTTATTCGCCGTCAAGCCGGTGCCCCCAGAAGCATCGAAATCCTCGTGCCACCGGAAAACTTGCCGATCCTAGACTGGCTCGGTATCAAACCGTCAAAACCACTGTGA
- a CDS encoding AAA family ATPase, whose translation MKQGLVVFFAAERKSLTERRIAAWRKKHGVAGIPFVVVGGKLDLTSGLVDAKALAGSIKALEAKCGHQCNLIVVDTVTLTFGGGDQNASKDM comes from the coding sequence GTGAAGCAGGGTCTAGTCGTGTTCTTCGCCGCCGAGCGTAAGAGTCTGACTGAGCGGCGTATTGCCGCTTGGCGCAAGAAGCACGGCGTCGCCGGTATCCCGTTTGTTGTTGTCGGGGGAAAGCTAGACCTTACCAGTGGCCTAGTTGATGCCAAGGCGCTCGCTGGGTCTATCAAGGCATTGGAAGCCAAATGCGGTCATCAGTGCAATCTAATTGTCGTCGATACGGTCACACTTACCTTCGGTGGCGGTGATCAGAACGCGTCGAAAGATATGTAG
- a CDS encoding tyrosine-type recombinase/integrase, with amino-acid sequence MKGASQFPALLESFFMDRLMRQRQASPHTIASYRDTFRLLMQYAQPRLRKTPSQLVLPDLDTAFLGTFLDHLERKRDNSARSRNVRLAAIHSFFRYVALHAPEYSALAQRVLAIPSKRYARRPICFLTAVEIDVLLAAPNLNTWSGRRDRALLLLAVQTGLRASEVIGLRCENIVLGTGAHVQCLGKGRKTRCTPLRRETVTVLRAWLRERQGRPSDPVFPTTRGRALGSDGLEYLLNKHLAVARRQCPTLTKKRVTFHSLRHSLAMNLLHHGVDRSVIALWLGHENVETTSIYLHADMQLKEQALAMTTATRVPASRYRPSDRVLAFLQAL; translated from the coding sequence ATGAAGGGTGCCAGCCAGTTCCCCGCTCTGTTGGAGTCATTCTTCATGGACCGCCTGATGCGACAGCGGCAGGCAAGTCCCCATACGATCGCAAGCTACCGCGACACCTTTCGCTTGCTGATGCAGTATGCACAGCCACGGCTCCGCAAAACCCCTTCGCAGTTGGTTTTGCCGGACCTGGACACGGCATTCCTCGGCACGTTCCTCGATCATCTTGAGAGAAAACGCGACAACAGCGCCCGTAGTCGCAATGTACGTTTGGCCGCAATTCATTCGTTCTTTCGCTACGTCGCATTGCATGCGCCCGAGTACAGCGCCTTGGCGCAGCGTGTGCTTGCCATACCCAGCAAACGCTACGCGCGACGACCTATATGCTTTCTCACCGCGGTCGAAATTGACGTTCTGCTCGCCGCGCCGAACCTCAACACTTGGAGCGGACGACGCGATCGAGCCCTGTTGCTGCTCGCTGTGCAGACCGGCTTACGCGCATCGGAAGTGATCGGCTTGCGCTGCGAGAACATCGTGCTGGGTACGGGCGCGCACGTGCAGTGCTTGGGTAAAGGACGGAAGACAAGATGTACTCCGCTTCGCAGAGAGACCGTTACGGTTTTGCGCGCGTGGTTGCGAGAACGCCAGGGGCGGCCGTCTGATCCGGTCTTTCCCACTACGCGAGGACGAGCGTTAGGCTCCGACGGCCTGGAGTACTTGCTCAACAAACATCTCGCCGTTGCGCGTCGTCAGTGCCCGACGTTAACCAAAAAACGCGTAACGTTCCATTCCTTGAGGCATTCGCTTGCGATGAACCTTCTTCACCACGGCGTCGATCGCTCCGTGATCGCGCTCTGGCTGGGGCATGAGAATGTCGAGACGACATCCATTTACCTGCACGCCGACATGCAGCTGAAGGAACAGGCATTGGCAATGACTACAGCAACACGAGTTCCCGCATCCCGCTATCGACCGAGCGATCGCGTCCTGGCATTCCTGCAAGCACTCTGA
- a CDS encoding site-specific integrase → MKPARNVATLIERFFTDHLMRQRNVSAHTIGSYRDTFRLLFMFAQERLRKSPSALTLADLDATFIGAFLTDLEVSAAPARRRLTCV, encoded by the coding sequence ATGAAGCCCGCCCGCAACGTCGCCACGTTGATCGAGCGCTTCTTCACCGATCACCTCATGCGCCAGCGCAATGTTAGCGCCCACACGATCGGCTCCTACAGGGACACGTTCCGGCTGCTGTTCATGTTCGCACAGGAGCGGCTGCGGAAGTCCCCATCGGCCCTGACGCTCGCCGATCTGGATGCAACGTTCATCGGCGCGTTCCTCACCGATCTCGAGGTAAGCGCGGCGCCAGCGCGAAGACGCCTAACCTGCGTCTGA
- a CDS encoding IS630 family transposase: MNVRYRVELSQAERDELIAMLSGGKHAARKLKRAQILLAADAGGDDEEIARTVRVSGSTVYRTKGRFVEGNLERALSEEPRPGAQRKLNGKEEALLVATACAKPPAGRRRWTLALLADAMVKLTDHDSLSGETVRRWLAENDLKPWRRDMWCIPHVDGEYVARMEDVLDLYAEAPDPERPLVCFDETPVQLIGEVRQPIPPAPGQRERYDYEYRRNGTVNLFVTFDPHRAWRKVKVTERRTAVDYAHCMRELVDVHYPKAACIRVVQENLSIHAPGALYQAFAPAEARRILRRLEFHYTPEHASWLNMVEIEIGVLQGQCLSRRIDDPKRLRNEIAAWERQRNKARARINWMFTTDKARDKLGRAYPDAPKESKSQ, translated from the coding sequence ATGAATGTACGTTATCGGGTCGAGTTGAGCCAAGCCGAGCGCGACGAACTGATTGCGATGCTGAGCGGCGGCAAACATGCCGCCCGCAAACTCAAACGGGCGCAGATTTTGCTGGCGGCCGACGCCGGCGGCGACGACGAGGAGATTGCCCGCACCGTCCGCGTGAGCGGTTCTACCGTCTATCGGACCAAGGGCCGCTTCGTGGAAGGCAATCTGGAGCGGGCCTTGAGCGAGGAGCCACGTCCCGGCGCGCAGCGCAAACTCAACGGCAAGGAAGAGGCCCTGCTGGTGGCGACTGCATGCGCCAAACCGCCTGCCGGTCGGAGGCGCTGGACGCTGGCGCTGCTGGCCGACGCGATGGTCAAGCTCACCGATCACGATAGCCTATCGGGCGAGACCGTGCGTCGCTGGCTGGCCGAGAATGACCTCAAGCCGTGGCGCAGGGACATGTGGTGCATTCCCCATGTCGATGGCGAATACGTCGCCCGCATGGAAGATGTGCTCGATCTCTACGCTGAAGCGCCTGATCCCGAGCGACCGCTGGTCTGCTTCGATGAGACCCCCGTCCAACTCATCGGCGAGGTGCGCCAGCCGATCCCACCCGCGCCGGGTCAGCGCGAACGCTACGATTACGAGTACCGTCGCAATGGCACTGTCAATCTCTTCGTCACCTTCGACCCGCATCGGGCCTGGCGCAAGGTCAAGGTCACTGAACGGCGCACAGCCGTGGACTATGCTCACTGCATGCGCGAACTCGTCGACGTCCATTACCCAAAGGCCGCCTGCATCCGTGTCGTGCAAGAGAACCTGTCGATCCATGCCCCCGGCGCCCTCTACCAGGCCTTTGCGCCCGCTGAGGCCCGCCGTATCTTGCGTCGCCTCGAGTTCCACTACACCCCGGAACATGCCAGTTGGCTTAACATGGTTGAGATCGAGATCGGCGTCCTCCAAGGGCAGTGTCTCAGCCGCCGAATCGACGATCCAAAACGTCTCAGAAATGAGATCGCAGCATGGGAGCGGCAGCGAAACAAAGCGCGCGCTCGCATCAACTGGATGTTCACGACAGACAAAGCTCGCGACAAATTGGGGCGCGCTTATCCAGATGCGCCCAAAGAGTCGAAATCACAGTGA